The Desulfovibrio fairfieldensis sequence CTGTTCAACATGGGCGACCTGCTGGTGATCTTCTACCTACTGCCCATCCCGGCCATGGCCCTGATGCTGGGCGGTTCGGCCTCCAGCTCGCCCTTCGGCGCCGTGGGCTTCTCGCGCGAGATGCTGCTCATGCTGGCCTATGAAACCCCGCTGCTGATGATTTTGCTGGCCGTGGCCATGCTGGTGGGCAAGGGCATTTCCGGCGGGGACTGGGGGGCCGAGTTCTCCCTGCTCAAGATCGTGGCTTGGCAGCAGCACAGCGGCTCCCTGGGCTTCAACCCTTCCATGATTCCGGCCCTGCTGGCCTACCTGATCTTTTTGCCCGGTACCATGGGCGTGGCCCCCTTTGACATTCCGGAGGCGGAAACCGAAATCATCGAAGGTCCCCTGCTGGAGTACGGCGGCCCGCTGCTGGCGCTCTTCCAGGTGACCTCGGCGCTGAAGACCTTCGTGGTGCTGGGCCTGGGGGTGGCGCTTTTCTTTCCCGGCACTATATCTGAATGGT is a genomic window containing:
- a CDS encoding respiratory chain complex I subunit 1 family protein; its protein translation is MSDTLLAILHMCIFPGGAFALAVGFFFKGLDRRVEARLQRRVGPPLIQPWLDIAKLLTKETLIPKTACRSAFLLAPVFGFTGMAVCAAFIPVPGVFDGLFNMGDLLVIFYLLPIPAMALMLGGSASSSPFGAVGFSREMLLMLAYETPLLMILLAVAMLVGKGISGGDWGAEFSLLKIVAWQQHSGSLGFNPSMIPALLAYLIFLPGTMGVAPFDIPEAETEIIEGPLLEYGGPLLALFQVTSALKTFVVLGLGVALFFPGTISEWWPVNLIWFVLKCLGLMLVSLTLVKSATGRFRIDQAFRFYVTVPTALALCSLILVWVM